Proteins encoded together in one Vigna angularis cultivar LongXiaoDou No.4 chromosome 5, ASM1680809v1, whole genome shotgun sequence window:
- the LOC128196636 gene encoding extensin-like: MTGQGSERPDKGKGVARPTKRQRQAPKYVLRVPARLPTPAPGSTSSVGPPPTPSIQTPTPAVDPTPPPAVHPSTTTAVDPSHPPATHPSTTPAADPLPPPVIATPTPPPIVITPTPLPDPTSIPSSSSVPPSETVTPLGDPDSSGDAEDLDPPLHDRPWIEPYGKGFIPSRVASQAITRSIKQQFLSPWPTWGAIPHDDRKAFWQRFQVSNLLH; the protein is encoded by the exons atgacaggacaaggttcggagcgtcctgataaaggaaaaggGGTAGCAAGGCCTACAAAGAGGCAACGgcaggcaccaaagtatgtacttagggtgcctgctagaCTACCTACCCCTGCTCCCGGTAGtacatcatctgtggggcctcctcctacccctagtATACAGACTCCTACACCtgcagtagaccctactcctCCTCCTGCAGTACACCCTTCTACTACCACTGCAGTAGACCCTTCTCATCCTCCTGCAACACACCCTTCTACAACCCCTGCagcagaccctcttcctcctcctgttATTGccacccccactcctccccctattgttattacccccactcctctccctgaccctacttctataccttcctcatcttctgtacctccttctgagactgtcacaccacttggtgatccagattcaagtggtgatgcTGAAGAtcttgacccgcccctccatgatcgaccatggattgagccctatggtaaagg gtttattccatctagggttgcttcccaggccatcacacgttcaataaagcaacagtttttaagtccatggcctacttggggagcaatacctcATGACGACAGAAAGGCATTCTGGCAGCGCTTTCAGGTGAGCAATCTATTACACTAA